A stretch of Komagataella phaffii GS115 chromosome 2, complete sequence DNA encodes these proteins:
- a CDS encoding Cu(+2)-transporting P-type ATPase, required for export of copper from the cytosol into an extracytos, with protein sequence MFQTKVTITGMTCSACVNSITQNLQSLDSVEEVSVSLMTETGTIVHGDGISPKDIIEVIEDSGFDCELISSDPVLSEPEKASYQNETTVKLQVIGMTCTNCSDTVESMVSQLDGVLSAHVALVTEECVVRYLPRQVGIRKIVETIENCGFDVLLLNNTLVDKESQLNILAKVKEIQYWRLTFVQNLIFGVPVFFLGHIFPMITHKNVKLFNGLTLTDFIQLVLASYIQLWLARKFYTNAYNSLRHGTGNMDLLICLSTTIAYGYSIITLLHAILGANHTQPSVLFDTSAMLFIFISFGKFLENKAKSHSSTALSKLLALSPTSCLLIENFSSEKDIESTSLVTKEIVPELLQLNDMVLIHPGSRIPCDGTVVYGKSDVDESLLTGESLPVLKEEGAKVICGSVNNSGVLYVKVDKLSSDTELQQIVDLVKDAQMSKAPVQRFADSVSSIFVPTILSLSVLTFIVWFMVVKCRSFSSVPTFFKDGDHISIERVFKVAISVIVVACPCALGLAAPTAIMVGTGVGATNGILIKGGEVLENASSIECVLFDKTGTITTGLMQLSRYSLNPTVSNISESDLWHIIGRLESNSEHPVAKALSKISMEKSVESKPEITVSNVDIQVGAGIKADVTINGEVLKVSIGNEKICSTIQSNEEICGTHIYVLINEVLQGYVELSDMVKSDSAQVVSYLMSQGISVALVTGDNQATAEKVASKVGIFKSNVFANVSPSEKAGIVQEIRSEFGFKIAFVGDGINDAPALVDADIGIAIASGTDVAIEAADIVLLSNDSNSISGLISALSISRATFKKIKMNFFWAFIYNAFMLPIAMGVFLVPFGLYLHPMVASAAMAFSSVSVVLNSLLLKLWKKPDISSFKFSAPNTSNDLDINTDLETGSLIKRFQKSTPSKKYFNLLDKLKFWSSPTRKESYELLAQ encoded by the coding sequence ATGTTCCAGACGAAGGTTACCATCACAGGAATGACCTGTTCGGCCTGTGTAAACTCAATTACGCAGAATCTGCAATCCCTTGATAGCGTTGAGGAAGTGTCTGTATCGCTTATGACTGAGACGGGGACAATTGTTCATGGTGACGGAATTAGCCCAAAAGACATTATAGAGGTCATAGAGGATTCCGGTTTTGACTGCGAGCTTATATCCAGTGATCCCGTACTATCCGAACCTGAAAAGGCCTCCTACCAGAATGAAACAACCGTAAAGTTGCAAGTCATTGGAATGACTTGTACAAATTGTTCCGACACTGTGGAGTCGATGGTTTCTCAGCTCGATGGTGTCCTTTCTGCACATGTTGCTTTAGTCACCGAAGAATGTGTGGTCAGGTATCTCCCACGTCAAGTTGGGATCAGAAAAATTGTGGAAACAATCGAAAACTGTGGATTTGATGTACTTTTGCTCAACAACACTCTTGTAGACAAGGAAAGTCAACTTAATATACTGGCAAAAGTCAAGGAAATTCAATACTGGAGGTTGACCTTTGTGCAGAATCTGATCTTTGGAGTGCCTGTATTTTTCTTGGGTCATATCTTCCCCATGATCACTCATAAGAATGTTAAGCTTTTCAATGGGTTAACGTTAACTGATTTTATTCAGCTAGTTTTAGCCTCATACATCCAACTTTGGCTAGCCAGAAAGTTTTACACCAATGCATACAACTCTTTGCGACATGGAACCGGTAACATGGATTTGTTAATATGTCTTTCCACAACCATTGCTTATGGCTACTCAATCATTACCTTGCTTCATGCCATATTAGGAGCTAACCACACACAGCCCAGTGTACTATTCGATACATCTGCTATGCTCTtcatttttatttcttttgggAAATTCTTGGAGAACAAGGCAAAATCACATAGTTCCACTGCCCTGTCTAAACTACTTGCCCTTTCACCCACTAGTTGTCTGCTAATTgagaacttttcatcagaAAAGGATATCGAATCAACTTCTTTGGTCACGAAGGAAATTGTTCCAGAGCTGTTGCAACTGAATGATATGGTGCTAATTCACCCCGGTAGCCGTATTCCTTGTGATGGAACTGTTGTTTACGGAAAATCTGACGTTGATGAATCCCTGCTAACCGGAGAGTCTCTTCCAGTTTtaaaagaagaaggtgcCAAAGTCATTTGCGGCTCTGTTAACAATTCTGGAGTTTTATATGTTAAGGTTGATAAACTATCCAGTGATACCGAATTGCAACAGATTGTGGACTTGGTAAAAGATGCCCAGATGTCAAAAGCACCGGTTCAAAGATTTGCTGACTCTgtatcatcaatttttgttccaaCCATCCTCTCCCTCTCAGTTTTGACCTTCATTGTCTGGTTCATGGTCGTCAAGTGTAGATCATTCAGTTCTGTCCCtactttcttcaaggaTGGTGATCACATATCGATAGAGAGGGTTTTCAAGGTAGCCATTTCTGTCATTGTTGTTGCTTGTCCCTGTGCTTTGGGACTAGCTGCACCAACCGCCATAATGGTGGGTACTGGTGTTGGTGCTACTAATGGAATACTAATCAAAGGCGGTGAAGTTTTAGAAAATGCCAGCAGTATAGAATGCGTGCTATTCGATAAAACAGGCACAATAACGACAGGTCTGATGCAACTTAGCAGATATTCCTTAAATCCAACCGTCAGCAATATTTCAGAGTCAGATCTTTGGCATATCATTGGTCGTTTGGAGTCGAACAGCGAGCATCCTGTTGCCAAAGCTTTATCAAAAATCTCGATGGAAAAGAGTGTTGAATCGAAACCAGAGATTACTGTATCCAATGTGGATATTCAGGTGGGTGCCGGTATTAAGGCTGACGTGACTATCAATGGTGAAGTTCTTAAAGTTTCTATTGGAAATGAGAAAATCTGCTCTACAATCCAAAGTAATGAGGAAATCTGCGGTACGCATATTTACGTGCTGATTAATGAAGTTTTGCAAGGCTACGTTGAGTTATCTGACATGGTCAAGTCTGACTCTGCACAGGTTGTTTCTTATTTGATGAGTCAAGGAATATCTGTGGCTTTAGTCACAGGAGATAATCAGGCTACAGCTGAAAAAGTGGCTTCCAAGGTTGGCATTTTCAAGTCTAATGTGTTTGCAAATGTTTCACCTTCTGAAAAGGCAGGGATTGTCCAAGAAATACGGTCTGAATTTGGATTTAAGATAGCTTTTGTTGGAGATGGGATTAATGATGCACCGGCACTCGTAGATGCAGACATAGGTATTGCTATTGCATCAGGCACTGATGTTGCCATCGAAGCTGCTGATATCGTCTTACTTTCGAACGATTCCAATTCTATTTCAGGATTAATATCGGCGTTGTCAATATCCCGAGctactttcaagaaaatcaaGATGAACTTTTTTTGGGCTTTCATTTACAACGCTTTCATGCTACCAATAGCCATGGGTGTGTTCTTGGTCCCTTTTGGACTCTACTTACACCCCATGGTTGCCTCTGCTGCCATGGCATTCAGTTCCGTTAGTGTTGTCTTGAACTCTTTGCTATTGAagctttggaagaaacCTGATATCAGCTCGTTCAAATTCTCTGCTCCTAACACATCAAACGACCTGGATATTAACACTGATTTAGAGACTGGTAGCCTCATCAAAAGGTTCCAAAAATCCACACCTTCCAAAAAGTATTTTAATCTCTTGGACAAACTGAAGTTTTGGAGTTCTCCCACCAGGAAGGAATCTTATGAACTACTTGCCCAGTGA